In Poecilia reticulata strain Guanapo linkage group LG11, Guppy_female_1.0+MT, whole genome shotgun sequence, the genomic stretch ACAGCCATGCATCCACTGAAGAATATGGGTATCTGTAAGAAAACATaagagaagaaaattaaaaactatggaatagaaaaaaatatttctaggTTTTTAGACAAGTAAATattctgagaataaataatATGTATCAATCTACCTGTGTTATTCTGTCTCATTCGTTTCATCAATATGTCGATGTTGACCTTGAACCATTGCTGCTTGCTCTTTCTGGACTGGGTGCCTTTCTCCCAGTACTCTTTTTCGAGATGCTTTTTCATCCAGTCCTGTTTGGGAACTTTTGTTTGGTTGTCACTGTCATAGTAGTCGATCATACTGTTATCCAGTAAACCCATAGCGGTGAACTCATGCACCCCTGGGAGATTCACTGGTTTGGAGAAGGCCGTGTAGATGTAGGTGAGGGAGTGCTTTTCTGTaagacaaaagacagaaaaataaattgtgtaaaCCTTGAAATTATTTAGGTGAAAAATGGGTCATAATCTTTGGCTCAAAATGCTCCTggtatttagtcatttttcaaATTGAGTTTAGACATTCATAatacttaatattttgtttgtagttattgttaaaaaaaaagtttactctTTCAGAGAGGGGMgagagaaaaaagtaaaacagatgtactgcaggaacaaaaaacacacacacaaaaaccccaGTCTTGATGGCACTCATGTCAAAACTATCCCAGTAATGCTGTCTGRCCACATTCAGCCAGACTGCCCCACCTTTAGGCTGTTTACCTGTAACTATCAAAAAAGACTGATGCCTTCCTGGAACAGCATTTTATGTAATGGTGAACAATATTTGTTGGGTTGAagtttaaatgtatattttttagtCTCATACATRACTWATCTGCCATAACCATTCTACGTYTTAATGTTCCATGTTCCCAAACATTATTTGATAAGTYGGAGATTAGAGCTCATTAACTAATTTCCTTTAAAGTTTTKACCTTTTAAAAATTTTAGACTGTTATTAACCWTCYACCATCAGCATCcttaacactttaacatttaaagtgttCATCTAAACAAAGGCGAAGTTTAGGTGAAGTTTCTGGTTATCTGGTATGATATATCCTCCACATAGGATTCTGGTTTCCAAATTATGAACTAAACACACATAGCTAAATATCAACAAACATATATTCCAAGTTTAATAGAACAATATATTGAGTTACTAAGACAAATGYCACAARCcgttttactttcactttaacaaatgcactttaaattgccaaagtaaaaaaaaagaagaaaaaataaacaacacttACCGCAGTTGACCATCATTCCCGTCCCCAAAAGGACCAAAASAGCCAGGAGCGACATTCTGAACCCAAATTAGGCTCCTCTCCTCAGGGAGAACTACTTATGTTCGGCTGTAGGATGGTGCTCCTCTGTGTTTGTCCCAAAAGCTCACCTGTTAGACTGGTTCTCYGTTTCTTGATCTTGTGTTATTCCTTCAGCTCTGTGCCTTTAGGGACCGTCGTAAATCAGAGAACTTTTTTACTTCCTTTAAAATCAACTTAATTTTCAACCACTTACACATCTGCCACAAAAATAAGCAGCAATAAAACTTAAACACGGTAGAGCAGCTGTTTTGCAACACATGCCACTTTGGTCAAAGACGTCAAGATTtagcattaaaatatattttattgaagatATACAACCTTAARTCACTCCAAACTGTATACATTTTTCAATGcaacatggaaatttctgattttgtagAAGTCAACTAAACCACAatcaaaaaaaagataattcaCAGATGACAAAAATCAAACTGCAAAACTTARAACATTCAGATTCAAAGCTCAATTTTAAGTCTAATTTAGTACAATTATAATTAAAATTMgaatcaataaataattatacaACAAAAATGGTAGTTTGCAAAATGCKTTGGGTTTGTTAAATGCTACAATATTTCAGTTCTCCAAAATTGTATCGCAACAAATTATCAATCTGtggatatttttctcatttattaacataaaaacaattaaaaagacaaagaaccCCAAACACCCAAGTAATCTACAGTAAGACACaattgaaaaacacacaaaataaaatttatagtCAATTAAAAACATKTTCAAATATCTCCAAACAAATAGATACATTTGAGWTTGACAACTATTTGCAAAATCCTTTTCTAATTGTTGTCTTACTAAARTGTATCCAAAACaggtttgtatttatttctttacaagTTCACATATATTTGATGCACTTTCATTTTATCATCAATTTGGAACCAGATTCATCTcgatatgtacaaaaataacaacaagagaaacttattaaaatggataaaaagcaaaaatgttttgcgATAATTAGGGCAACATGACTTTAAAATAGGATCTGTTTTCCATACACCATCcaatttcaaagtatttttcttgtttctttccttAAAAAGACAttacaaattaaactaaatattttcaaaaacttgcTTTCATTTCAATCATCCCTTCTGGGAGTAGATCTGACTAAAATACAAGTGGTAAATCATGcttgtaaaacaagatggttGGCACTYGGTGGGCTGAGTTCATTCAACTAAAGCCCAAAAAAGTACATTgattacacaaaaaaatccagattttccacaaattaaatcttcaaaaatagaaaatcagaTTACTCAATCACATCGATTCATTGTCAAGccttaataacaataattacaATTAGCTTTCTTTGGTActtaaattaaatatcattaTGATTGGATATGAAAACATAACAATTGTAAAATGTGGCTCATTTGCTTTCTTATCAGTTGCAGTTTAAGTCAACAGAGTTCACGTTCAGTAGAAATGCTCAGATTTACAGAGAGCAGTGAACGCTCCACCATGTCTTTGAAGATGGGGTTGTTTTTACARTTAGTTACTTCCTTGTATTGTGTAGCAATAATAAGCTCATGGCGCATGTTTCATTTCTCTGATTTGGTTGAGAACTTTAAATGTTCCTAGAAACTAAAACGTTTATTTGATACTTTCCACCCAtctaatgttttggaaatgctTTTTTACACCACTGGAGCTACATGAAAAGAAACACCTGAATAAACCAAATCGGATTTTACTCCTCTAATCTGGATGCTAATATCAGTTATTAATCATCAATTCAGTTAGAAAAATTGTCTCATTGTTTGTtacatttatcacattttatatCTGAAATGCATGACCTcgttaaaaatatatgtaatttaTAAGCCTATTCAAATTTTAGTACTTTAAAGTTTCCAGGAGCCCACTTGAATATTTAGCAATACCATATTCAACATAAACTCCTCCTTTCCTTGAGTTTTAGTTTCCTCAATTGTAAGTAAATTCCAGTTACATTAGCATGTATTGGCCAAGTTACTTATCTAATGTAACAAACCTCAACCTATGGGAACATAAGTTATTCAATTATGTGATTGACCTTGAGTATCTTTATATATCCATAACAACACCTTTACTGTACAATATATAAATGCAAAAAGTGATCTAAACCTTTCTGTGCTACCACCAGAGTAATGTTCTGAATTTTCACTCGATAGTAGAAAAACCACAACCATAATGAAGGATGCATTCCTGTTAGAGGTTCTGCCATTGAATATGTTTGAAGCATATATACATGTAGAAGTGAAATGTAACCCCATAAAGAAGTGAAATGTAACCGAATAAAGAAGTGAAATGTAACCCCATAAAGAAGTGAAATGTAACCCCATAAACTGAGTTTCCCCTGCTGTTTAGAAATATCTGCTATGAAAAATACCAACACCTCAGAGATTCTCCTACTGATCTGTAAGACAAATGAACAAACTACTGTCTAGTACAAGTTCTGGTATCATTTCAAGTCTAGGCATGATTTGTCTACTTTATGCATTCTAGTACTCTTAAAACTTTTTTGGAGGTTTCAGTCAGTTACTTTGAATTATTCTGAACAAATATTTTGcgtttattttcatttgctggTCAGCTTGAGAGAgcattttaatctaaattcATAATTGTATCTTATTcattaagtttttaaaagaaatgttttgggttttgtaaGTTTCAGTTGATTTTTGTAACATCGTTTTCACTTTGAGACAGTTCCTAATGAGTGACACATATGGAATTTAGTAAGCTTCCCATTTTTGAAACGCTGTTACAGCTTTAGGGAAAGCTCTTTCACAGGAAAAGCTCTACAGTCTTATAGATTTGAATGCAACAGCCCACTCGAAATTTGGTAGTTGCTGAAATGAAATTCAGTTAAACTAAAgttgaacaacaaaaacacctgcTAAGGTATCCAAGTAACATTTCAAGCATTGAATTAACAGCATGATTATTGGCCTGTATGACAAAGCAgcttaaagaataaaaagcatgtttttttaaacacacgtaaagaaaaatctattgAACTGCAGCTTCCCTAACTATAAAGAGCCTTAGAGGCAAGCCAACAGAATAAAAGTGCTCCAAGTTTCCGTGTCATGGGTTAAAAATATGCGCCAAACTGGTTATTCAGGCTGCAGCGACGTTTGCAGTCATCTAACCAGGGCTCAGATGATCATCACTTTCCATTGAACTGTGAATTACTTGACTGAGGAGTCTGCCTTTAATCGCTGGATTCTTTGGCTGTTGGgacaaaataacaaatcttTGTTCAGTAAATGTGAATTTCCCTGATTTACATCAATACATGGAATGAGTTTTTTAGGTTTTCAGCTACCAAACtaacagaaatgcatttaagCATGAATACCAACAGACTCCCCTTTTACTTTggattacatcattaaaaagacaggaaggttttctgttctttcagaaattaaagttcatgcaGCACCAGTTATGCTATGCCTGCCACCATTGTGCAGTACTTACAACCAGCTCCAGAGTCTTCTGTGTTAAGAGATTCGTCTGAGCCTGAAAACAAGCAGTCAGattaaaaatctggttttactggtttgtATAAAAACTTTGACATAATCTCTGTGTCTTACAGATACGCAATAAACCAAACTGTATCATtacacactgctcaaaaaaataaagggaacacttaaacaacacaatatMactccaagtaaatcaaacgtctgtgaaatcaaactgtccacttaggaagcaacactgattgaccacggggaccctcgtcgggtcaatcagtgttgcttcctaagtggacagtttgatttcacagacgtttgatttacttggagttatattgtgttgtttaagtgttccctttatttttttgagcagtatatatgcAAGARCACTCTTGCTGGTTcagttattttctgtaaatacttAAYATGGATCTTAGTGGTACTTACTCTTTTTATCCGATTGTCCAGATGAAATCCCACTTTCTGCAAGCACAGAGAGAGatgttttaagaaatgtaaaagtgtcTATGgtcttccaatttttttttattaatttctgaTTTCGTCAGTTTCCCCTTATGCACTTTTTTCTACatacaatgtgtgtgtgtgtgtgtgtgtgtgtgtgtgtgtgtgtgtgtgtgtgtatataaacTTTATCTCATTTGGATAAAGTGGTAGTgataaataggaaaaaaatgtcacaaacaagatattttttattgaattattcaACCTTGGCTGTTGTTGTCTCCCTCTCCTCCAGCGTCTCCTGTAAAGAAATAGTTTGTAATAATTGATGACAACATAGGTAGGACAATATTAATGGAGTTTAAAACAGGCTTTTCAAMMTTTTTTTWAARGKWARSMWTWWTTWWWAWYCYYMAARGRAAAMCYTAGATCAAAAGCTTCATKAAATGTATATCAATTAATGtgacaattaaatttttgtaGGTTTTACAAATTGTGATTTTAGAACTTTATGACAATCAGAAAAACTGCCCAGAGTTTAGTTCATTTGACCCAAATTGGAAGCAAGTTGATTTGAAATGGACACATAGATATTTCACCTTCAATATCTACTCAAATTATGCCCAGAACTGctgctatagaaataaaatgaaataaaatatactaaGGGGAATAAATTTACCGTTAGTTTCACTCAGGAGGTGCACGGTAGCGCCGTTATCTCCTGTACCTGCACACAGATGTACATACAAGGTATATGAAGACCAAAttgctttaaaatctttttaaacactTCTGTTCTTCATTTTAATCTATCCAGCGTTGTTTACACTCAATCATCCTTTAaggcagtggttcccaaactttctctcctgggcccccccagtggtttccaaacattttctgggccccccctattacaaatagctgtctggttgaacatgtgtgtgtgtgggggtggagGGGCAGGGAAAGGGGAGCGACTTTtctggggggcaaaatgaatgtacgtagctgaacatagacaacaacatcagtagcctacagactacttgttaagcttaaggtgatgtattgttattagctagtcatcttttagctaacattacctgcatccaacagctttactcaactcagtcggttagtttagGGGAAAAACTGTTAGTTTAGGGGAAAAAGTTCTTTGCGtcttgctggtttgctgccatgattctaacacacctgcgtagctctgcacagcagcagcaggtctccttcacggCGCACAGGTCTAAACCCAGCRYGAgggtcgtagcgctcatgttacgtttaaaggcggctcgaaaaacaggttaccacatgttaacaacggattaaacagttttaactgctgataaaagtgacagaggacacagatatgggaagtgtagaagcccctactgtatcaaattgacataggaataacagagagttggccattcaaAGGTAAAAACCGAATGCATACAGcgttcctgttttttgtttttttcatccagacggcttcccgcgcccccccccctagggggcgcgccccacagtttgggaacctctgctttAAGGATTGCAGGGGAAATGGTTCCCATCTCCAACGGTCATTGGGTGAGAGGTGAGGTTCACCTTGGATAAGCCACCAATCCATCACAAttaaacagagacacacagcacaaacaaccatgcacactaaCATTTAAAGACAGTTTGCAGTAACCAGTTAACCAAACATAGGTGTTTCTGGACTATGGAAGAAAGCTGGAGTACACAGAGAATCCACACATGAATGGGGAGAACCTGCAAACTACAGAAAAACCCCAGGCtaggatttgaacccaggacctcgCTACTACTCGGCAACAGTGCAAACACCTGAAACCACTGTGCAATAAATCCATTCCAGCTGTGAGGTGGAATGGACAGCTGACAGCTGTCTAAAAAATKTATTCAATTTTTTAGACATTgaataaatgtctaaaaaatgaTCAGGATATTCAATGGTACTAATTACCATTGAATTAAGCaatacaaaatgacaaacacttACCGTTGTTGAGGGTCATGTGACCATTGGTACCtgcaaaaacagacacacacatttattGACAAGAAGATTGAACTGCTTcacaaacttgtatttttttattaaataatcagAAACTAGCATCATGAGCATAAAGTAGCATTGACACNNNNNNNNNNNNNNNNNNNNNNNNNNNNNNNNNNNNNNNNNNNNNNNNNNNNNNNNNNNNNNNNNNNNNNNNNNNNNNNNNNNNNNNNNNNNNNNNNNNNNNNNNNNNNNNNNNNNNNNNNNNNNNNNNNNNNNNNNNNNNNNNNNNNNNNNNNNNNNNNNNNNNNNNNNNNNNNNNNNNNNNNNNNNNNNNNNNNNNNNNNNNNNNNNNNNNNNNNNNNNNNNNNNNNNNNNNNNNNNNNNNNNNNNNNNNNNNNNNNNNNNNNNNNNNNNNNNNNNNNNNNNNNNNNNNNNNNNNNNNNNNNNNNNNNNNNNNNNNNNNNNNNNNNNNNNNNNNNNNNNNNNNNNNNNNNNNNNNNNNNNNNNNNNNNNNNNNNNNNNNNNNNNNNNNNNNNNNNNNNNNNNNNNNNNNNNNNNNNNNNNNNNNNNNNNNNNNNNNNNNNNNNNNNNNNNNNNNNNNNNNNNNNNNNNNNNNNNNNNNNNNNNNNNNNNNNNNNNNNNNNNNNNNNNNNNNNNNNNNNNNNNNNNNNNNNNNNNNNNNNNNNNNNNNNNNNNNNNNNNNNNNNNNNNNNNNNNNNNNNNNNNNNNNNNNNNNNNNNNNNNNNNNNNNNNNNNNNNNNNNNNNNNNNNNNNNNNNNNNNNNNNNNNNNNNNNNNNNNNNNNNNNNNNNNNNNNNNNNNNNNNNNNNNNNNNNNNNNNNNNNNNNNNNNNNNNNNNNNNNNNNNNNNNNNNNNNNNNNNNNNNNNNNNNNNNNNNNNNNNNNNNNNNNNNNNNNNNNNNNNNNNNNNNNNNNNNNNNNNNNNNNNNNNNNNNNNNNNNNNNNNNNNNNNNNNNNNNNNNNNNNNNNNNNNNNNNNNNNNNNNNNNNNNNNNNNNNNNNNNNNNNNNNNNNNNNNNNNNNNNNNNNNNNNNNNNNNNNNNNNNNNNNNNNNNNNNNNNNNNNNNNNNNNNNNNNNNNNNNNNNNNNNNNNNNNNNNNNNNNNNNNNNNNNNNNNNNNNNNNNNNNNNNNNNNNNNNNNNNNNNNNNNNNNNNNNNNNNNNNNNNNNNNNNNNNNNNNNNNNNNNNNNNNNNNNNNNNNNNNNNNNNNNNNNNNNNNNNNNNNNNNNNNNNNNNNNNNNNNNNNNNNNNNNNNNNNNNNNNNNNNNNNNNNNNNNNNNNNNNNNNNNNNNNNNNNNNNNNNNNNNNNNNNNNNNNNNNNNNNNNNNNNNNNNNNNNNNNNNNNNNNNNNNNNNNNNNNNNNNNNNNNNNNNNNNNNNNNNNNNNNNNNNNNNNNNNNNNNNNNNNNNNNNNNNNNNNNNNNNNNNNNNNNNNNNNNNNNNNNNNNNNNNNNNNNNNNNNNNNNNNNNNNNNNNNNNNNNNNNNNNNNNNNNNNNNNNNNNNNNNNNNNNNNNNNNNNNNNNNNNNNNNNNNNNNNNNNNNNNNNNNNNNNNNNNNNNNNNNNNNNNNNNNNNNNNNNNNNNNNNNNNNNNNNNNNNNNNNNNNNNNNNNNNNNNNNNNNNNNNNNNNNNNNNNNNNNNNNNNNNNNNNNNNNNNNNNNNNNNNNNNNNNNNNNNNNNNNNNNNNNNNNNNNNNNNNNNNNNNNNNNNNNNNNNNNNNNNNNNNNNNNNNNNNNNNNNNNNNNNNNNNNNNNNNNNNNNNNNNNNNNNNNNNNNNNNNNNNNNNNNNNNNNNNNNNNNNNNNNNNNNNNNNNNNNNNNNNNNNNNNNNNNNNNNNNNNNNNNNNNNNNNNNNNNNNNNNNNNNNNNNNNNNNNNNNNNNNNNNNNNNNNNNNNNNNNNNNNNNNNNNNNNNNNNNNNNNNNNNNNNNNNNNNNNNNNNNNNNNNNNNNNNNNNNNNNNNNNNNNNNNNNNNNNNNNNNNNNNNNNNNNNNNNNNNNNNNNNNNNNNNNNNNNNNNNNNNNNNNNNNNNNNNNNNNNNNNNNNNNNNNNNNNNNNNNNNNNNNNNNNNNNNNNNNNNNNNNNNNNNNNNNNNNNNNNNNNNNNNNNNNNNNNNNNNNNNNNNNNNNNNNNNNNNNNNNNNNNNNNNNNNNNNNNNNNNNNNNNNNNNNNNNNNNNNNNNNNNNNNNNNNNNNNNNNNNNNNNNNNNNNNNNNNNNNNNNNNNNNNNNNNNNNNNNNNNNNNNNNNNNNNNNNNNNNNNNNNNNNNNNNNNNNNNNNNNNNNNNNNNNNNNNNNNNNNNNNNNNNNNNNNNNNNNNNNNNNNNNNNNNNNNNNNNNNNNNNNNNNNNNNNNNNNNNNNNNNNNNNNNNNNNNNNNNNNNNNNNNNNNNNNNNNNNNNNNNNNNNNNNNNNNNNNNNNNNNNNNNNNNNNNNNNNNNNNNNNNNNNNNNNNNNNNNNNNNNNNNNNNNNNNNNNNNNNNNNNNNNNNNNNNNNNNNNNNNNNNNNNNNNNNNNNNNNNNNNNNNNNNNNNNNNNNNNNNNNNNNNNNNNNNNNNNNNNNNNNNNNNNNNNNNNNNNNNNNNNNNNNNNNNNNNNNNNNNNNNNNNNNNNNNNNNNNNNNNNNNNNNNNNNNNNNNNNNNNNNNNNNNNNNNNNNNNNNNNNNNNNNNNNNNNNNNNNNNNNNNNNNNNNNNNNNNNNNNNNNNNNNNNNNNNNNNNNNNNNNNNNNNNNNNNNNNNNNNNNNNNNNNNNNNNNNNNNNNNNNNNNNNNNNNNNNNNNNNNNNNNNNNNNNNNNNNNNNNNNNNNNNNNNNNNNNNNNNNNNATAAATTTCAATGCACTGTTAAGTTCACATTTTCTGGATTTAGGCTTAATTTATATCTTAGGTACACTGGTACTTAATGACATTTCTTTAGagtatttaaatgcatttctccTCCTAGATGACATTTCTGACACATCCTTGTATCTTCTGCACTAGGCGTGAAATGACAAGCCAGATTATAAAGggggctctgattggttgcatAAATAACATCGGTATCACATTTAGCATAAATGTCAAGGGCCCACATACATTAGACCACAAGAGGTCCCAAGATCCTGCTTGTATTAGGTGTTTCCCTGATGCTGCACACCCGGTTTAAATAAATAGGTGAATAACAGGCTTCTACAGCAGTTAGAGCCATGCTTAGGAGATAATGCAATTATTTGAGTCAGTACAAtaataaaagacacaaagatACCTGTTTTGCACAATAATTTTTGTCTCAAGTCTTTCTCCGCTGGTCTTCCACAATATGCCTACATGTCATATAAAAGAACYAAGccaattaacaaaataaacacctaCCATTGTTTTGGGTTCTGGTGGCGTCACTGTTGCCTGCACAAACAGAGATACATGTACAGGTATAATGactaaacttattttaatacacattttttCTAAGAGTTTAATGCCAATGCAAAGAGTATTTTTATAAACTCCACTATATGGATATACTTACCAAGTGGGCATCTCATCTTTTTGTacccaaacagaaaaacaagaactcCGCCGCCAACACCAGTACACAACAGCAGTACAGATACTACAATGCCTATGATGTTGATAGGATGTCGTTCATCTTCGTTGCAATTATGATCTataacagaaaattatttcctattatttttatattgaattcaCAATAAACATTGGTGTgatagatgtaaaaaaaaaatagctggaGCAACTTGACAAAGAACAATTAAGTGGAAtcttaatgcaaaaataagtaAGAATTCAACatcaaataattacattaagaATGATTTGGATATCTAAGGCTATATTTTGACAGTTGCAAGTGGCTTTGATGCTGCAAACCAAATTTGACCAGACATACTCAAATGTAATGattaaaagaataaactaagtTAACCAATTttataaataagataaataaagcTACCAGGCCTAATTTATACAAGWctctccttgggctgccaccttattgtGGTAACCCAAGGATAAGATGTGCTGCCACCTTATCCTTGGgctaatttgttttgaaatttcatttgtttaatggatttgtttttatctttttatcacAAAAATGGGCAACAAATCTACATATATAATGTCACCAGTAAGTTGCAGACTTTAGtgataatgtcaaaattaaCAGTGGAGTTCAAAAGTCTGAAGAATGTCAAAGGATAAAGTATGTTAAAGCTTCTTCCAAAACAAATCTGGCAACTGAGATTTAGGTGACTAGCAATTCTTTCTTAATCCTTAAGTTCTTCACCAWATAAGTTGCATTTAACAGAAACACTCTTTTCAATTTGGATACTGTGCAATTACAATAAGAATACATTTGCAGTATATTGTGTAGTcgtaattataaaaaaataactgataaaGAAAcgtaaaaaaagattatttaccCCAATTCTTTTCAACATGCATTTTAGAGGCAGGATGAATGACTTTACAGGTGTAGGTGGAAGCATCAGACTTCAAAATCTCCACATAGTCTTTYCTCTGAAATGTGTCATCCTCATTTGGGAGAACTCCAGAGGTCTTAAGCCCGTCCTCTATAGTCAGGACACGTCCATTTCTTTTGATCTGCAGAGTGATGTCTTTTGGATAGAAGCCCGTAGCCAGACACGTCAAAATTGTGTTAGCTCCCACTTTGGCTTTACGAGTGAACAAATACACTTCAGGTGCATCTGGagagaaaagttaaaatgtcCGCTGTTAAGCACGTAATATTGTGCCAatgtaaacttattttttataatgATGTTCTGTCATTCATGAGAtcatttgaatattaaaatatgtttattcataAGCACACATCACATGTGATAATTTGTGTGTACTagtttaaaatgacagaactgtttcattttttaaaataattttaagg encodes the following:
- the LOC108166694 gene encoding beta-2-microglobulin-like; its protein translation is SPDAPEVYLFTRKAKVGANTILTCLATGFYPKDITLQIKRNGRVLTIEDGLKTSGVLPNEDDTFQRKDYVEILKSDASTYTCKVIHPASKMHVEKNWDHNCNEDERHPINIIGIVVSVLLLCTGVGGGVLVFLFGYKKMRCPLGNSDATRTQNNGRCLFC